From Micromonospora sp. NBC_01699, a single genomic window includes:
- a CDS encoding methylaspartate mutase, producing MPAPGGTPVDFGAFVRAAAARGELVVQPRMGFGAPARMRFGLAATKAARATSVGTITLDSYTRVGDLAAASAALRDGTPLNGYPIVTHDPAVTGQVLAGIRDETFPVQVRHGSAVPGDIFAALTALRINATEGGPVSYCLPYGRTPLAVSVRNWADCAARFAGLRELGVEPHLETFGGCMLGQLAPPALLVALSVLEALFFHQHGVRSVSVSYAQQVNQDQDVEAVYALRRLCAQLLPTPNWHVVIYAYMGVYPQTDEGCYRLLGKAAELARATGSERLIVKTVAEARRIPTTQENVAALEYAAAVAARTAPDTGRDGGEAAPVYRQARALIDAVLELDSDIGRALLAAFARGYLDVPYCVHPDNAGRARSYLDEQGRLDWADLGALPLAGLVDTAGRRGRVTSAGLLADLSYVRRRYDGEPAPPR from the coding sequence GTGCCGGCGCCGGGCGGTACGCCGGTCGACTTCGGCGCGTTCGTCCGGGCCGCCGCCGCGCGCGGGGAACTGGTCGTCCAACCCCGGATGGGGTTCGGCGCCCCGGCCCGGATGCGGTTCGGTCTGGCCGCGACGAAGGCCGCCCGAGCCACCTCCGTCGGCACGATCACGCTGGACAGCTACACCCGGGTCGGCGACCTCGCCGCGGCCTCGGCCGCGCTGCGCGACGGTACGCCGCTCAACGGGTACCCGATCGTCACCCACGATCCGGCGGTCACCGGGCAGGTGCTCGCCGGGATCCGGGACGAGACGTTCCCGGTGCAGGTGCGGCACGGGTCGGCGGTGCCCGGTGACATCTTCGCGGCGCTGACCGCCCTGCGGATCAACGCGACCGAGGGCGGCCCGGTGTCGTACTGCCTGCCGTACGGGCGTACGCCGCTGGCGGTGTCGGTGCGCAACTGGGCCGACTGCGCGGCGCGGTTCGCCGGGCTGCGCGAGTTGGGTGTCGAACCGCACCTGGAGACGTTCGGCGGGTGCATGCTGGGCCAGCTCGCCCCGCCCGCGCTGCTGGTGGCGCTGAGCGTGCTGGAGGCGCTCTTCTTCCACCAGCACGGGGTGCGCAGCGTCTCGGTCAGCTACGCCCAGCAGGTCAACCAGGACCAGGACGTCGAAGCCGTGTACGCGCTGCGCCGGCTCTGCGCCCAGCTGCTGCCCACCCCGAACTGGCACGTGGTGATCTACGCGTACATGGGTGTCTACCCGCAGACCGACGAGGGCTGCTACCGGCTGCTGGGTAAGGCGGCCGAGCTGGCCCGCGCCACCGGATCCGAGCGCCTGATCGTCAAGACCGTCGCCGAGGCGCGGCGCATCCCGACCACCCAGGAGAACGTCGCCGCCCTGGAGTACGCCGCCGCGGTCGCCGCCCGTACCGCCCCCGACACCGGTCGCGACGGCGGCGAGGCGGCACCGGTGTACCGGCAGGCGCGGGCCCTGATCGACGCGGTGCTCGAACTCGACTCCGACATCGGCCGGGCACTGCTGGCCGCGTTCGCGCGGGGCTACCTGGATGTGCCGTACTGCGTGCACCCCGACAACGCCGGGCGGGCCCGCAGCTACCTGGACGAGCAGGGCCGACTGGACTGGGCCGACCTCGGCGCGCTGCCGCTGGCCGGGCTCGTCGACACCGCCGGGCGGCGCGGCCGGGTCACCTCGGCGGGCCTGCTGGCCGACCTGTCGTACGTGCGTCGCCGCTACGACGGGGAGCCGGCCCCGCCCCGCTGA
- a CDS encoding cobalamin B12-binding domain-containing protein: MPSAEPAAARGTVIVSGLVSDAHTWNLVFLQLLLEEQGYRVVNLGPCVPEQLLVDECARLAPTLVVLSSVNGHGYADGLRAIAALRAAPELAGLPVVIGGKLGVSDDDSGRARELAEAGFDSVFTGGPDELTQFAGYLTRLRPGSAPADAPAVAA; this comes from the coding sequence GTGCCCTCGGCTGAGCCCGCCGCCGCCCGCGGCACCGTGATCGTCAGCGGCCTGGTCTCCGACGCGCACACCTGGAACCTGGTGTTCCTGCAACTGCTGCTGGAGGAACAGGGCTACCGGGTGGTGAACCTGGGCCCGTGCGTACCCGAGCAACTGCTGGTCGACGAGTGCGCCCGGCTGGCCCCGACGCTGGTGGTGCTCAGCAGCGTCAACGGACACGGCTACGCCGACGGCCTGCGCGCGATCGCCGCCCTGCGGGCCGCACCGGAGCTGGCCGGGCTGCCGGTTGTCATCGGGGGCAAGCTCGGCGTGTCCGACGACGACTCCGGGCGGGCCCGCGAGCTGGCCGAGGCCGGCTTCGACTCGGTGTTCACCGGCGGGCCCGACGAGCTGACGCAGTTCGCGGGCTACCTGACCCGGCTGCGGCCGGGGTCGGCGCCGGCCGACGCGCCCGCGGTCGCGGCGTGA
- a CDS encoding type III PLP-dependent enzyme: MTRHAALAARYGTPLYVYDLDEVALARHELFTALPDGAELFYAFKANPHPELARALREGGERGCRAEISSTGELAAALTAGYRAEECLYTGPGKTIGELHEAIGRGVRVFSTDSVTDVRRVGAVAAAHGVVADCLLRINSADASATTSIRMTGTPSQFGFDSETLAEAMPSLRRADGVRLAGMHLFPLSNARDEDALIGEFEHTIELAARLSAALELPLRLLDIGGGFTAPYGVPGRRGSYPNLRDRLETALDRHLPGWRSGAPRIAFESGRFLVGAAGTLVTEVSNVKISRGRRYVIVDAGINTFGGMSGLGRLMPVAVALELEPDGPTERGTLVGPLCTPGDLLGREIALPADLEPGDLVEIPNTGAYGVTASLLMFLGRPAPLEVLLRSGEVVSASRIEHHRSHQPVPYARTVVEAGALG; encoded by the coding sequence ATGACCCGCCACGCCGCCCTCGCTGCCCGTTACGGCACCCCGCTCTACGTCTACGACCTCGACGAGGTCGCCCTGGCCCGGCACGAGCTGTTCACGGCACTGCCGGACGGCGCCGAGCTGTTCTACGCGTTCAAGGCCAACCCGCATCCGGAACTGGCCCGAGCGCTGCGCGAGGGCGGCGAGCGCGGCTGCCGCGCCGAGATCAGCTCCACCGGTGAACTGGCCGCCGCGCTGACCGCCGGTTACCGCGCCGAGGAGTGCCTCTACACCGGACCCGGCAAGACCATCGGCGAGTTGCACGAGGCGATCGGTCGCGGCGTACGGGTGTTCTCCACCGACTCGGTGACCGACGTACGGCGGGTCGGCGCGGTCGCGGCGGCCCACGGCGTCGTCGCCGACTGCCTGCTGCGGATCAACAGCGCCGACGCCAGCGCCACCACCAGCATCCGGATGACCGGCACCCCGTCACAGTTTGGCTTCGACAGCGAGACCCTGGCCGAGGCGATGCCGTCGCTGCGCCGGGCCGACGGGGTACGGCTGGCCGGCATGCACCTGTTCCCGCTGAGCAACGCCCGCGACGAGGACGCCCTGATCGGCGAGTTCGAGCACACCATCGAGCTGGCCGCGCGCCTGTCCGCCGCGCTGGAGCTGCCGCTGCGGCTGCTGGACATCGGCGGCGGATTCACCGCCCCGTACGGTGTGCCCGGTCGTCGTGGGTCGTACCCGAACCTGCGCGACCGGCTGGAGACCGCGCTGGACCGGCACCTGCCGGGCTGGCGGTCCGGTGCGCCCCGGATCGCGTTCGAGTCCGGGCGGTTCCTCGTCGGCGCCGCCGGCACCCTGGTCACCGAGGTCAGCAACGTCAAGATCAGCCGGGGACGTCGTTACGTCATCGTGGACGCGGGCATCAACACCTTCGGCGGCATGTCCGGCCTGGGCCGGCTGATGCCGGTCGCGGTGGCGCTGGAGCTGGAGCCGGACGGCCCGACCGAGCGGGGCACCCTCGTTGGCCCGCTGTGCACCCCCGGCGACCTGCTCGGCCGGGAGATCGCGCTGCCCGCCGACCTGGAACCCGGCGACCTGGTCGAGATTCCCAACACCGGCGCGTACGGGGTGACCGCCAGCCTGCTGATGTTCCTGGGCCGCCCGGCGCCGCTGGAGGTGCTGCTGCGGTCCGGCGAGGTGGTGTCGGCGTCGCGGATCGAGCACCACCGCTCCCACCAGCCGGTGCCGTACGCGCGAACGGTGGTCGAGGCCGGTGCCCTCGGCTGA
- a CDS encoding AMP-binding protein, producing MDPRDGRSAGAAAPPSLVHELLDDTATRTPDAVAVVDAVGELTYRELARLSVGFAHWLRGRGVAAGERLVTQLPSDRRLVAMFYGASRAGVVFVPLNPAMKEFHLVSVFANAQPALVLADAPSVGRLGRISPAPVHDLAEIWDEVRSLADRPAEPVEVRPDDVAVLIYTSGSTAAPKAVIGPHAQVVFACRAIQQVLGYRPDDVVFCRFPLSWDYGLYKVLLCCLGGSRIVLAGEESDLVLLSRMRETGATVVPIVPSLATMITTMAPRHRELPRVRMFTNTGAALPATTIAALREFFPGTRVVRQFGQTECKRVSIMPPERDGELPLSVGLPLPGTTVHILDDDGAPVPTGDVGEIVVSGPHVMPGYWRMPELSARTFRPDPDGAGPRLHTGDYGCLDADGYLYFEGRRDDMFKRKGIRMGTLEIEAAAMDILGVRAAAVLPPDGDRDLVIFVESDDLAPHVVLKELAQRLELAKVPAICRVLPQLPMTLHGKNARDALTRLLDGEPA from the coding sequence GTGGATCCCCGGGACGGCCGGTCAGCCGGAGCCGCAGCCCCACCGAGCCTGGTGCACGAGCTGCTGGACGACACCGCGACGCGTACGCCCGACGCCGTCGCCGTGGTCGACGCGGTCGGCGAGCTGACCTACCGCGAGTTGGCCCGGCTGAGCGTGGGCTTCGCGCACTGGCTGCGCGGGCGCGGTGTCGCGGCCGGGGAGCGGCTGGTGACGCAGCTGCCCAGCGACCGCCGGCTGGTAGCGATGTTCTACGGGGCGTCGCGGGCCGGCGTGGTGTTCGTGCCGCTAAACCCGGCGATGAAGGAGTTCCACCTGGTGTCGGTGTTCGCCAACGCGCAACCGGCGCTGGTGCTCGCCGACGCGCCCTCGGTCGGGCGGCTGGGGCGGATCAGCCCGGCGCCGGTGCACGACCTGGCCGAGATCTGGGACGAGGTGCGGTCGCTGGCCGACCGGCCGGCGGAGCCGGTCGAGGTGCGCCCCGACGACGTCGCCGTACTGATCTACACCTCGGGCAGCACCGCCGCGCCGAAGGCGGTCATCGGCCCGCACGCGCAGGTCGTCTTCGCCTGCCGCGCCATCCAGCAGGTGCTCGGCTACCGGCCCGACGACGTGGTGTTCTGCCGCTTCCCGCTGTCCTGGGACTACGGCCTCTACAAGGTGCTGCTGTGCTGCCTCGGCGGCAGTCGGATCGTGCTGGCCGGCGAGGAGTCCGACCTGGTGCTGCTCAGCCGGATGCGGGAGACCGGTGCGACGGTGGTGCCGATCGTCCCGTCGCTCGCCACCATGATCACCACGATGGCGCCCCGGCACCGCGAGCTGCCCCGGGTACGGATGTTCACCAACACCGGCGCCGCGTTGCCGGCCACCACCATCGCCGCGCTGCGAGAGTTCTTCCCCGGCACGCGGGTGGTGCGCCAGTTCGGGCAGACCGAGTGCAAGCGGGTGTCCATCATGCCGCCCGAGCGCGACGGCGAGTTGCCGCTGTCGGTCGGTCTGCCGCTGCCCGGCACCACCGTGCACATCCTGGACGACGACGGTGCCCCGGTGCCCACCGGCGACGTCGGCGAGATAGTGGTCAGTGGCCCGCACGTCATGCCCGGCTACTGGCGCATGCCGGAGCTGTCGGCGCGTACGTTCCGTCCCGACCCGGACGGCGCCGGCCCGCGCCTGCACACCGGTGACTACGGATGCCTCGACGCCGACGGCTACCTCTACTTCGAGGGGCGCCGCGACGACATGTTCAAACGCAAGGGCATCCGGATGGGCACGCTGGAGATCGAGGCGGCGGCCATGGACATCCTCGGCGTACGCGCGGCGGCGGTGCTGCCCCCCGACGGCGACCGCGACCTGGTGATCTTCGTGGAGAGCGACGACCTCGCGCCGCACGTCGTACTGAAGGAGCTGGCCCAGCGGCTGGAACTGGCCAAGGTCCCGGCGATCTGCCGGGTGCTGCCACAGCTGCCGATGACGCTGCACGGCAAGAACGCGCGCGACGCGCTGACCCGACTGCTGGACGGAGAGCCGGCATGA
- a CDS encoding AMP-binding protein: MTGDADPALHARFLRGLASSPDRDALRVGGRAVTYRELHELASRWAGTLLTALPVTALPGPRPAVGVLATKDIIAYAGVLAGLYTGAAVVPLHPDFPPARTGAMLAAAGVSVVLADDRGLAVLEELASTGVDVAVYAPDLPDPDPATAVRRIVAHPGDRLAEPRPVSGSDTAYVLFTSGSTGRPKGVPISHASTRHYFDLMSTRYGFTSSDVFSQTFDLNFDCAMFDLFCAWDAGAVVQAVPAAAYRSLPRFAADTGLTVWFSTPSAIALIRRMGGLAPGGLPGLRWSLFAGEALKAADVADWLAAADASTVENIYGPTELTVTVSGHRWDPRRSPDLCVNGLVPIGAVHPGHDHLLLAPDGGIAADEGELCVTGPQMTAGYLDPADDEGRFLKRDGRLWYRTGDRVRRLPGDELIYLGRLDAQVQVGGVRVELAEIEHALRGCDGVQDAATVTRSGERGTELVAFYTGRPVPPVDLARRLRQTLPAAMVPRQYRHLDEFPLNPNRKIDRSRLAAEAAEPGTD, translated from the coding sequence ATGACCGGCGACGCCGATCCCGCGCTGCACGCGCGTTTCCTGCGCGGGCTCGCCAGCTCACCCGACCGCGACGCGCTGCGGGTCGGCGGGCGTGCTGTCACCTACCGTGAGCTGCACGAGTTGGCGTCGCGGTGGGCCGGGACACTGCTGACCGCACTGCCGGTGACCGCACTGCCGGGTCCGCGGCCGGCGGTCGGGGTGCTGGCCACCAAGGACATCATCGCGTACGCGGGTGTGCTGGCCGGCCTCTACACCGGTGCGGCCGTGGTGCCGCTGCACCCCGACTTCCCGCCCGCCCGTACCGGGGCCATGCTGGCGGCGGCCGGGGTGTCCGTGGTGCTCGCCGACGACCGGGGCCTGGCCGTGCTTGAGGAGTTGGCCTCCACCGGTGTCGACGTGGCGGTGTACGCGCCGGACCTGCCCGATCCCGACCCGGCCACGGCGGTACGGCGGATCGTCGCCCACCCCGGCGACCGGCTGGCCGAGCCCCGGCCGGTGAGCGGTTCCGATACCGCGTACGTCCTGTTCACGTCGGGGTCGACGGGGCGGCCGAAGGGGGTGCCGATCAGCCACGCCAGCACCCGCCACTACTTCGACCTGATGTCCACCCGGTACGGGTTCACCTCGTCCGACGTGTTCTCGCAGACGTTCGACCTGAACTTCGACTGCGCCATGTTCGACCTGTTCTGCGCCTGGGACGCGGGTGCGGTGGTGCAGGCGGTGCCGGCGGCGGCGTACCGGTCGCTGCCCCGGTTCGCCGCCGACACCGGCCTGACCGTGTGGTTCTCCACCCCCAGCGCCATCGCCCTGATCCGCCGGATGGGCGGCCTGGCCCCCGGCGGGCTGCCCGGCCTGCGCTGGAGCCTGTTCGCCGGTGAGGCGCTCAAGGCCGCCGACGTCGCCGACTGGTTGGCGGCGGCCGACGCGTCCACGGTGGAGAACATCTACGGGCCGACCGAGCTGACGGTGACCGTGTCCGGGCACCGCTGGGACCCGCGACGCTCGCCCGACCTGTGCGTCAACGGGCTCGTGCCGATCGGCGCGGTGCATCCGGGGCACGACCACCTGCTGCTGGCACCGGACGGCGGGATCGCGGCCGACGAGGGTGAGCTGTGTGTCACCGGGCCGCAGATGACCGCCGGATACCTCGACCCGGCCGACGACGAGGGCCGGTTCCTGAAGCGCGACGGCAGGCTGTGGTACCGCACCGGGGACCGGGTCCGGCGGCTGCCCGGCGACGAGCTGATCTACCTGGGGCGGCTGGACGCGCAGGTGCAGGTCGGCGGCGTACGGGTCGAGCTGGCCGAGATCGAGCACGCGTTGCGCGGCTGCGACGGCGTACAGGATGCGGCGACCGTCACCCGGTCGGGTGAGCGCGGCACCGAGCTGGTGGCGTTCTACACCGGGCGGCCGGTGCCCCCGGTGGACCTGGCCCGCCGGCTGCGGCAGACCCTGCCCGCCGCGATGGTGCCCCGCCAATACCGGCATCTCGACGAGTTCCCGCTCAACCCCAACCGCAAGATCGACCGGTCGCGGCTGGCCGCCGAGGCCGCCGAGCCGGGGACGGACTAG
- a CDS encoding acyl carrier protein — translation MWDEQFEELVSSFLPFQPAGRALSADTNLRDLGLDSMGVVELMTALESHYDVRFMDEALSLETFATPAVLWGELSKLLAPAI, via the coding sequence ATGTGGGATGAACAGTTCGAGGAACTCGTCAGCTCGTTCCTGCCGTTCCAGCCGGCCGGTCGGGCGCTCTCCGCCGACACCAATCTGCGCGATCTGGGTCTGGACTCGATGGGCGTGGTCGAGCTGATGACCGCCCTGGAGAGCCACTACGACGTGCGGTTCATGGACGAGGCACTGAGCCTGGAGACGTTCGCGACCCCGGCCGTGCTCTGGGGCGAGCTGTCCAAACTCCTGGCCCCGGCGATCTGA
- a CDS encoding ACP S-malonyltransferase — METTRTTGLSAMVFPGMGPTPFATVAKFLLVNKHARALLTTADDVLGYSVFDRLRETDGDYSEAAQVAFLVTCLGMAQWAEAELGVTPAVCTGPSFGAKAATAYSGSLSFAEVVRLTADLARCEHDYFAQHHSDVVTHSFLRTPPRLLAEVLRELEELGEPYEISCYVDEDFYMVSLREARLEWLQQRLRSAGGLPLYTMRPPMHSAAFAPLRERVEREIMRDVVFADPALPIVADQDGAVLTTAAEVRKLLLDGIVRPVRWPEVVASLQRQGVDTVHIAGPDSMFGRVRATKRAFTTVDLHPRLALRPRPRAAAA, encoded by the coding sequence ATGGAAACCACCCGGACGACAGGGCTCAGCGCGATGGTCTTCCCGGGGATGGGGCCCACCCCGTTCGCGACCGTCGCCAAGTTCCTCCTGGTCAACAAGCATGCGCGGGCACTGCTGACGACCGCCGACGACGTGCTGGGCTACTCGGTGTTCGACCGGCTCCGGGAGACCGACGGCGACTACTCCGAGGCCGCCCAGGTCGCCTTCCTGGTCACCTGTCTGGGCATGGCGCAGTGGGCCGAGGCCGAACTGGGGGTGACCCCTGCCGTCTGCACCGGGCCCAGCTTCGGCGCGAAGGCCGCGACGGCGTACTCGGGTTCGCTGAGCTTCGCCGAGGTGGTGCGGCTGACCGCCGACCTGGCCCGGTGCGAGCACGACTACTTCGCCCAGCACCACAGCGACGTGGTCACCCACTCGTTCCTGCGTACGCCGCCGCGGCTGCTCGCCGAGGTGCTGCGCGAGCTGGAGGAGCTGGGCGAGCCGTACGAGATCTCGTGTTACGTCGACGAGGACTTCTACATGGTCTCGCTGCGGGAGGCGCGGCTGGAGTGGTTGCAGCAGCGGCTGCGGTCGGCCGGCGGGCTGCCGCTCTACACGATGCGTCCGCCGATGCACTCGGCGGCGTTCGCGCCGCTGCGTGAGCGGGTCGAGCGGGAGATCATGCGGGACGTCGTGTTCGCCGATCCGGCCCTGCCGATCGTCGCCGACCAGGACGGCGCGGTGCTCACCACCGCCGCCGAGGTGCGCAAGCTGCTGCTGGACGGGATCGTGCGGCCGGTGCGCTGGCCGGAGGTGGTGGCGTCGCTACAGCGCCAGGGGGTGGACACGGTCCACATCGCCGGGCCGGACAGCATGTTCGGCCGGGTGCGGGCCACCAAGCGGGCGTTCACGACGGTCGACCTGCACCCGCGGCTGGCGTTGCGCCCCCGGCCGCGGGCGGCGGCTGCCTGA
- a CDS encoding proline iminopeptidase-family hydrolase, translating into MSLPPNAKGVIPFGEYRTWYRITGTPGGDRPAVVVVHGGPGSTHDYLLNLSGLAERGWPVVHYDQIGNGGSTHLPDNGPDFWTVRLFLDELDNLLHRVGVADNYVLYGQSWGGMLAAAHAATRPAGLRGLVVANSPASYPLWLEEMKVLRDALPDGTNDTLLRLEAAGQTSSDEYFQALLPFYQRHVCRLDPWPRDYMASFYEIYNDPTVYYTMNGPSEFHVIGTLRDWGVEDLCPDIAVPTLLISGRYDEATPRTVQPFADLIPDVRWEIFEESSHLPHLEEPERFVRVLTGFLDGLPDRAG; encoded by the coding sequence ATGAGCTTGCCCCCGAACGCCAAGGGCGTGATCCCCTTCGGCGAGTACCGGACCTGGTACCGGATCACCGGCACGCCCGGCGGTGACCGGCCCGCCGTCGTGGTGGTGCACGGCGGGCCGGGCAGCACCCACGACTACCTGCTGAACCTGTCCGGCCTGGCCGAGCGGGGCTGGCCGGTGGTGCACTACGACCAAATCGGCAACGGCGGCTCCACCCACCTGCCCGACAACGGCCCGGACTTCTGGACCGTACGGCTGTTCCTCGACGAGCTGGACAACCTGCTGCACCGGGTCGGCGTCGCGGACAACTACGTCCTGTACGGACAGTCCTGGGGTGGCATGCTCGCCGCCGCGCACGCCGCGACCCGCCCGGCCGGGCTGCGTGGACTGGTCGTCGCGAACTCGCCGGCGTCGTACCCGCTGTGGTTGGAGGAGATGAAGGTCCTGCGCGACGCGCTGCCCGACGGGACCAACGACACCCTGCTGCGGCTGGAGGCGGCCGGGCAGACCAGCTCCGACGAGTACTTCCAGGCGCTGCTGCCGTTCTACCAACGACACGTGTGCCGGCTGGACCCGTGGCCGCGCGACTACATGGCCTCGTTCTACGAGATCTACAACGACCCGACGGTCTACTACACGATGAACGGGCCGAGCGAGTTCCACGTCATCGGGACCCTGCGGGACTGGGGGGTGGAGGACCTGTGCCCGGACATCGCCGTACCGACGCTGCTGATCTCCGGCCGGTACGACGAGGCCACCCCGCGTACGGTGCAGCCGTTCGCCGACCTGATCCCCGACGTGCGCTGGGAGATCTTCGAGGAGTCCAGCCACCTGCCGCACCTGGAGGAGCCGGAACGGTTCGTACGGGTGCTCACCGGGTTCCTCGACGGCCTGCCCGACCGGGCGGGTTAG